The following proteins are encoded in a genomic region of Aquifex aeolicus VF5:
- the rpsU gene encoding 30S ribosomal protein S21, with product MVTVIVQEGEPIEKVLKRFKARVEQEQILTELKRREYYEPPSERKKKRERNRRKKILKALKKQQQLI from the coding sequence TTGGTTACGGTAATTGTTCAGGAAGGAGAACCTATAGAGAAGGTTTTAAAGAGGTTCAAGGCAAGAGTTGAGCAGGAACAAATTTTGACCGAGTTAAAGAGGAGAGAGTACTACGAGCCACCGAGTGAAAGGAAGAAGAAAAGGGAGAGGAACAGGAGAAAGAAGATATTAAAAGCCCTCAAAAAACAACAACAACTCATCTAA
- the mnmE gene encoding tRNA uridine-5-carboxymethylaminomethyl(34) synthesis GTPase MnmE, translating into MREPIVAIATPYGESAIGIVRLSGKGVLDLVKKFFKTKREIKPRYAHFGVLYDDKGEELDEGVLIYYKAPHSYTGEDMVELNLHGNPRILKRALELFVNAGARLAEPGEFTKRAFLNGKLDLTQAEAVAELISAKTELARKVALKQLHGELSKHIRPLRETLLELLAYVEADIEFAEEDIPTLTKEQVIQMVDKVIEGINELLKTAKTGKFIREGVKLAIVGRPNVGKSSLFNALLKEERAIVTDIAGTTRDFIEETLQIKGVPVRLVDTAGIRETKDLVERIGVERSKQKVKEADLILFVIDASQEITEEDLRIYEEIKEKDHIVVANKVDLGIRANLEKFKGEKIVKVSALKGTGLEELSEEILKKVGANLEESVNIYISVRHETLLKKAKEVLERFKEEFREKDISPEIAMLDLREASDYLGEILGEITTEDLLGKIFSTFCIGK; encoded by the coding sequence ATGAGAGAACCCATCGTAGCTATAGCCACTCCTTACGGTGAGAGTGCAATAGGTATAGTTCGCCTATCGGGAAAGGGCGTACTGGACTTAGTTAAGAAGTTCTTCAAAACGAAGAGGGAAATAAAGCCGAGGTACGCCCACTTCGGCGTTCTCTACGACGATAAAGGCGAAGAACTCGACGAAGGAGTCCTTATATACTACAAAGCTCCTCACTCCTATACGGGCGAGGATATGGTAGAACTCAACCTCCACGGAAATCCGAGGATTCTCAAAAGAGCTCTGGAACTTTTTGTAAACGCCGGAGCACGGCTCGCAGAACCCGGAGAGTTTACCAAGAGAGCCTTTTTAAACGGAAAACTGGATTTAACTCAGGCGGAAGCCGTTGCGGAGTTAATATCCGCAAAAACGGAACTTGCGAGGAAGGTAGCCCTGAAACAACTTCACGGAGAGCTTTCAAAACACATAAGACCTTTGAGAGAAACGCTTCTGGAACTCCTCGCCTACGTAGAGGCTGACATAGAGTTCGCGGAGGAAGACATACCGACCCTAACAAAGGAACAGGTAATCCAGATGGTGGACAAAGTAATAGAGGGAATAAACGAACTCCTGAAAACCGCAAAAACCGGAAAGTTCATAAGGGAAGGTGTAAAATTAGCTATCGTTGGAAGACCCAACGTAGGAAAGTCCTCCCTCTTTAACGCACTCCTCAAAGAGGAGAGGGCTATAGTCACGGACATAGCTGGAACCACGAGGGACTTTATAGAGGAAACTCTCCAGATAAAGGGAGTGCCCGTAAGACTCGTAGACACCGCGGGAATAAGGGAAACTAAAGACCTGGTTGAGAGAATAGGAGTAGAAAGGAGCAAACAAAAGGTTAAGGAAGCGGATCTTATTCTCTTCGTAATAGACGCAAGTCAGGAAATTACCGAGGAGGATTTAAGGATATACGAGGAGATAAAGGAAAAGGATCACATCGTAGTGGCTAACAAGGTGGACTTAGGGATTAGGGCAAATCTCGAAAAGTTTAAAGGAGAAAAAATTGTAAAGGTGAGTGCTTTAAAGGGAACTGGACTGGAGGAGCTTTCCGAGGAAATTCTGAAAAAAGTCGGTGCAAATCTCGAAGAAAGTGTTAATATATACATATCCGTTAGACACGAAACTCTTCTCAAAAAGGCAAAAGAAGTTTTAGAAAGGTTTAAGGAGGAGTTCAGGGAAAAAGATATAAGTCCTGAAATCGCCATGCTTGACCTGAGGGAAGCTTCGGACTACTTGGGAGAAATTTTGGGAGAGATTACCACGGAGGATCTTTTAGGAAAAATCTTTTCCACCTTCTGCATAGGAAAGTAA
- a CDS encoding NADH-quinone oxidoreductase subunit 5 family protein, translated as MQYMIILPILLQLVSAFLVYRLENRVLGARLSTSFTLTNFLISLILLLTGSFGHFSLFGVLELFPDRLGLLLSTYILLVSSVIHKYAENYMRDEPGYRRFYALLDLMTATLILLVVAGNLLLLFFAWHLVGVLLFLLLNHNYREEKAVRFANLSFITQRLADVPLLIAIVLLYLEFRTLSIPELEKAVLSFEGYSFTLWVVPLLVVMSAMIKSAQVPFHLWLVYSMEGPTPVSALMHAGIVNAGAFLVNRTAFLFTHENPGLYLAFFVGSLTAILGSALMLIQNDVKKSLGYSTVGQMGYMVMEFGIGAFALAVYHMMAHGIFKATLFLYSGNVIHSARKDPNIPEDEVYKVVTRGIKFEKNVPWLLYALLSILVPLLLVVLIHLIVEEHFLEYETQLIIFFFAWATGAQAVISTFRTEREKPLLSALIAILSLLIFLLGYVVMGHTLSKFLYPNQEIIERIYESSFANTVVLIAEMILIGLIILAGWVFIYYANKEKFLTFNTFVYTHLSRELYFTDLYEFIKEFLLKVSDVLKKESVFAGISLFALFLLALELSTADFVKTLLLGLFIPLLPSVYLILKLKGNPYTYSVLLLIGSLLGVVFFGEISLSPLVPLITFAFFSLRSLSSRNLSEFIPDIFGASASVLWISSKFWLGIFVAFGILILVYLGEFLRKYYGSSEFGFITGLLEKAPKFSALTFITALFLYGAPLFITFYAYYYAGIELNLYTYALFLIGWVILSTAILVSLGKFLFYREREDLIYTDLDDRVFKPALGILVLLLVIGFFIA; from the coding sequence ATGCAATACATGATCATCCTCCCTATACTCCTGCAACTGGTTTCCGCTTTTCTTGTCTATAGGCTTGAGAATAGAGTTCTGGGAGCGCGGCTGAGTACTTCTTTTACACTCACAAACTTCCTCATTTCTTTAATTCTCCTGCTTACTGGATCATTTGGTCACTTTTCTCTCTTCGGAGTTTTAGAGCTCTTTCCAGACAGACTGGGGCTGCTCCTCTCTACTTACATACTCCTCGTCAGTTCTGTGATACACAAGTACGCGGAAAACTACATGAGGGACGAGCCTGGATACAGACGCTTTTACGCCCTTCTGGACTTAATGACCGCTACGCTTATCCTTCTCGTGGTTGCCGGAAACCTGCTCCTTTTATTCTTCGCTTGGCACCTCGTAGGAGTTCTCCTGTTTTTACTCCTGAACCACAACTACCGTGAGGAGAAAGCGGTAAGGTTCGCCAACCTGAGTTTTATAACCCAGAGGCTTGCGGACGTTCCCCTGCTTATAGCCATTGTTCTCCTCTACCTTGAATTCAGAACCCTGAGCATTCCCGAACTTGAAAAGGCCGTACTTTCCTTTGAAGGGTACTCGTTTACCCTGTGGGTAGTTCCGCTACTCGTCGTTATGTCAGCCATGATAAAGTCCGCGCAGGTTCCATTTCACCTCTGGCTTGTATACAGTATGGAAGGTCCCACTCCCGTATCCGCTCTCATGCATGCGGGTATAGTAAACGCGGGAGCCTTCCTCGTAAACAGAACTGCTTTTCTCTTTACGCACGAAAACCCGGGACTTTACCTTGCCTTCTTCGTAGGTTCTCTTACGGCGATACTCGGTTCCGCCCTGATGCTTATACAAAACGACGTTAAAAAGTCTCTGGGATACTCCACTGTAGGGCAGATGGGATACATGGTTATGGAGTTTGGGATAGGTGCTTTTGCCCTTGCAGTTTACCACATGATGGCACACGGTATATTCAAGGCGACCCTATTCCTTTACTCGGGTAACGTCATACACAGCGCGAGAAAGGACCCAAACATCCCAGAAGACGAAGTTTACAAGGTAGTGACAAGAGGAATAAAATTTGAGAAAAACGTGCCGTGGTTGCTTTACGCACTGCTCTCCATACTCGTTCCCTTGCTCCTCGTGGTTTTAATACACCTGATAGTTGAGGAGCACTTTTTGGAATATGAAACTCAGCTCATAATCTTCTTTTTCGCTTGGGCTACGGGAGCACAGGCCGTGATAAGCACCTTCAGGACGGAAAGGGAAAAGCCCCTGCTTTCAGCATTAATAGCTATACTCTCACTCCTTATATTCCTCCTCGGATACGTAGTTATGGGACATACACTCTCTAAGTTCCTTTACCCCAATCAGGAAATAATAGAGAGAATTTACGAAAGCTCCTTTGCAAATACTGTAGTTCTCATAGCGGAAATGATACTGATAGGACTGATAATACTCGCGGGTTGGGTTTTCATATATTACGCCAACAAGGAAAAGTTCCTTACCTTCAACACCTTCGTTTACACCCATCTCTCCAGAGAACTCTACTTTACGGACCTTTACGAGTTTATTAAAGAGTTTCTTTTAAAAGTCTCCGATGTTTTGAAAAAAGAAAGCGTATTCGCGGGAATATCTCTCTTTGCACTTTTCCTCTTAGCCCTTGAGCTGAGCACCGCAGATTTCGTAAAAACCCTTCTGCTAGGACTCTTTATTCCTCTTCTTCCAAGCGTTTACCTGATTCTAAAGCTGAAGGGTAATCCCTACACCTATTCTGTTCTTTTACTTATTGGTTCCCTTCTCGGAGTGGTATTCTTCGGAGAAATTTCTCTTTCTCCACTCGTGCCTTTAATAACCTTTGCCTTTTTCTCTTTAAGGAGTCTTTCTTCCAGAAACTTAAGTGAGTTTATACCCGATATTTTCGGAGCTTCTGCCTCAGTTCTCTGGATTTCGAGTAAGTTCTGGCTCGGGATATTTGTAGCTTTCGGAATTTTAATCCTCGTATATCTTGGTGAATTCCTTAGAAAGTATTATGGCTCTTCTGAGTTTGGATTTATAACGGGACTTTTGGAAAAAGCGCCTAAGTTTTCCGCACTTACCTTTATCACAGCTCTTTTCTTATACGGAGCTCCCCTTTTCATAACTTTTTACGCATACTACTACGCAGGTATAGAACTCAACCTATACACATACGCCCTTTTCCTAATTGGCTGGGTGATACTGAGTACAGCTATTCTCGTATCCCTCGGGAAGTTCCTCTTTTACAGAGAAAGGGAAGACCTGATTTACACGGATTTAGACGATAGAGTGTTCAAACCAGCCCTGGGAATTCTTGTCTTACTGCTTGTAATCGGATTCTTTATCGCTTGA
- a CDS encoding DUF2309 domain-containing protein, with amino-acid sequence MELGRKLYIRSLVNVAGEPLSYFWPMRNFVYHNPLHELEGEHFSKAIKEGEEIFKGRAFLRRKDYIDFLNKGLIKEEKLLNSLKENVNLEGAPLTYEDLLRLIKDEKLKVYENTYLIREADTDLVEKLKGFFSENPKEVMENLFSEFGKKYTIADFVDLFFGESVNRTVNELLIKLSLDFLDEGQSVVEMPRRKEGFFRAFRELAKYNLRFIIRGGRELGELMESFEEPEEAIDNILKSYGIPEELWERYITLELAKLKGIAGYIKWRSHNKHYYFQRVYPSDLVEFLAVRLILEKGILEHRKKVYPFEPTYENFKRFFEEKIEEAFLTYEYATKRVPAELSSQVRENLKNAESFINTYLSRKAHINASNFALFLKDWLGERVKELSKEELKKVLEIYGEFQEKEGFIWLEALEDSLIERLTEGVLRANQEKEKPKAQALFCIDVRSERYRRNLEKIGNYETYGIAGFFGVPMAFVEIHKGHEEFLCPVLIKPRNVVLEIPKEMKEEYEVTHLLEHILHDLKQNVLTPYVTVEAIGFLFGFDFIGKTFMPYSYSKLKEKLLESKENVDYIINKPSREEVKELVNRVYETILKRVFEHEYGIKNPEKPLLEETLKVCLGETDYSERLELYGFKGEKQREFIERLRKVYKVDRGYWNILFERLSKLGFTLDEQASLIGRALKMVGLTEFAPFVFIIGHGSKSDNNPYESALDCGACGGASGLYNAIVFCRMANNPEVRKRIKEKFGINIPENTYFVPGLHNTTTDEVHFYDLEQFPQEVKEKLKEIKEDFDKASMLTASERYKELFDEEAEDELRKIYKVVENAYDWSQVRPEWGLSGNYAFVIGRRELTKHLNLEGKVFLHSYDYRVDRRGFLLEVILSGPAIVGQWINMEYYFSTTDNEVYGSGSKVYHNVVGRFGVISGNFSDLRTGLPTQTVYKEGKPLHIPARLIILLEAPYEFALSVINRVYAIRNLIQNEWVNFVIFDPESKKFYRYKKGSWNELKTEVKDG; translated from the coding sequence ATGGAACTTGGAAGGAAGTTATACATACGCTCACTCGTAAACGTAGCGGGAGAACCGCTTTCCTACTTCTGGCCTATGCGGAACTTCGTCTACCACAACCCTCTCCACGAGCTTGAAGGCGAACACTTTTCAAAAGCGATAAAAGAAGGAGAAGAAATATTTAAAGGAAGAGCTTTTTTAAGGAGAAAGGATTACATAGACTTTTTAAACAAAGGCTTAATAAAAGAAGAAAAATTACTGAATTCTTTAAAGGAAAACGTAAATCTGGAAGGTGCACCTCTTACTTATGAGGATCTCTTAAGACTTATAAAAGACGAAAAGCTGAAAGTTTACGAGAACACCTACCTTATCAGGGAAGCTGACACAGATCTTGTTGAAAAACTGAAGGGGTTCTTTTCAGAAAACCCGAAAGAAGTAATGGAAAACCTGTTTTCAGAGTTCGGGAAAAAGTACACGATAGCGGACTTTGTGGACCTTTTCTTTGGAGAAAGTGTAAACAGAACTGTAAATGAGTTGCTCATAAAGCTTTCCCTGGACTTTCTGGACGAAGGGCAGTCTGTGGTTGAAATGCCAAGGAGAAAGGAGGGATTCTTTAGAGCCTTCAGGGAACTTGCCAAGTACAACCTGAGGTTTATAATCAGGGGAGGCAGAGAACTCGGTGAACTTATGGAAAGTTTTGAAGAGCCTGAAGAAGCAATAGATAATATCCTGAAGTCTTACGGAATTCCCGAGGAGCTGTGGGAACGCTACATTACCCTTGAGCTTGCAAAGTTGAAAGGGATAGCGGGCTACATAAAGTGGCGTTCTCACAACAAACACTACTACTTCCAGAGGGTTTATCCCTCGGACCTCGTGGAATTTCTTGCTGTAAGGTTAATTCTGGAAAAGGGAATACTGGAGCACAGGAAAAAGGTTTACCCCTTTGAGCCTACATATGAAAACTTCAAAAGGTTCTTTGAAGAAAAGATTGAAGAGGCATTCCTCACCTACGAGTACGCAACCAAGAGGGTTCCTGCTGAACTCTCTTCGCAGGTAAGGGAAAACCTGAAAAACGCTGAAAGTTTTATAAACACCTACCTTTCAAGGAAAGCCCACATAAACGCCTCCAACTTTGCCCTGTTTTTGAAAGACTGGCTCGGTGAAAGGGTAAAGGAACTTTCTAAGGAAGAACTTAAAAAAGTTTTAGAAATCTACGGGGAGTTTCAAGAAAAGGAAGGCTTTATATGGCTTGAAGCTCTGGAAGACAGTCTAATAGAAAGGCTAACAGAGGGCGTTCTGAGGGCAAATCAGGAAAAGGAAAAGCCAAAAGCTCAGGCTCTCTTCTGTATAGACGTTCGCTCGGAGAGGTACAGGAGAAACTTAGAAAAGATAGGGAATTATGAAACATACGGAATAGCGGGGTTCTTCGGCGTCCCTATGGCCTTCGTTGAAATTCACAAAGGACATGAAGAGTTCCTGTGCCCTGTCCTCATAAAGCCGAGAAACGTAGTTCTTGAGATACCGAAAGAAATGAAGGAAGAATACGAGGTTACTCATCTCCTTGAGCACATACTTCACGACTTAAAACAAAACGTGCTCACCCCCTACGTTACCGTTGAAGCGATAGGTTTCCTCTTCGGGTTTGACTTCATAGGAAAGACATTCATGCCTTACTCCTACTCAAAACTAAAGGAAAAGCTTTTAGAGTCTAAAGAAAATGTGGACTACATAATAAACAAGCCGTCAAGAGAGGAAGTAAAGGAGCTCGTGAACAGGGTGTATGAGACCATCTTAAAGAGGGTTTTTGAGCACGAATACGGAATAAAGAACCCGGAAAAGCCCCTTCTGGAAGAAACCTTGAAGGTGTGCCTGGGAGAAACGGACTACTCTGAAAGACTGGAACTCTACGGCTTTAAAGGTGAAAAACAAAGGGAATTTATTGAAAGACTGAGAAAGGTGTACAAGGTTGACAGAGGTTACTGGAATATTCTGTTTGAGAGACTCAGCAAACTCGGTTTTACCCTTGACGAACAGGCGAGCCTTATTGGAAGGGCTCTTAAGATGGTGGGGCTTACGGAGTTTGCCCCCTTCGTTTTCATAATCGGGCACGGGAGCAAGTCCGACAACAATCCTTATGAATCCGCCCTTGATTGCGGTGCTTGCGGTGGTGCTTCTGGACTATACAACGCCATAGTCTTTTGCAGAATGGCTAACAACCCGGAAGTCAGGAAAAGGATAAAGGAAAAGTTCGGTATTAACATTCCCGAGAACACTTACTTCGTTCCGGGACTTCACAACACCACAACGGACGAGGTTCACTTCTACGACCTTGAGCAATTTCCCCAAGAAGTTAAGGAAAAACTAAAAGAGATAAAGGAAGACTTTGACAAAGCGAGCATGCTTACCGCTTCCGAGAGGTACAAGGAACTCTTTGATGAGGAAGCGGAGGACGAACTCAGAAAAATATACAAAGTAGTTGAAAACGCCTACGACTGGTCACAGGTAAGACCCGAGTGGGGACTTTCCGGGAACTACGCCTTCGTAATAGGAAGGAGAGAACTCACAAAACATCTAAACCTAGAAGGTAAGGTATTCCTTCACTCTTACGACTACCGTGTGGACAGGAGGGGATTTCTTCTGGAAGTTATACTCTCAGGTCCCGCGATAGTCGGACAGTGGATTAACATGGAATACTACTTCTCCACGACGGACAACGAGGTGTACGGAAGTGGCAGTAAGGTTTACCACAACGTGGTGGGAAGGTTCGGCGTAATTAGCGGAAACTTCAGCGACCTGAGAACCGGACTCCCAACTCAGACCGTTTACAAAGAAGGGAAACCTCTCCACATACCCGCAAGGTTGATAATTCTACTTGAGGCTCCCTATGAATTTGCCCTGAGCGTTATAAACAGGGTTTACGCTATCAGAAACTTGATTCAGAACGAGTGGGTGAACTTCGTAATCTTTGACCCTGAAAGCAAGAAGTTTTACAGGTATAAGAAGGGAAGCTGGAACGAACTTAAAACGGAGGTAAAAGATGGGTAA
- the nadC gene encoding carboxylating nicotinate-nucleotide diphosphorylase gives MNEILVKEKLKEFLLEDIGTGDITTEGIYRGEKAKAVIKTKEEGVLAGAPFVEMVFEILGGVSVEFKKREGEVFEKGEILAILEGDAKSLLIGERLSLNILQRLSGIATTARKFVEKLKGTNVKILDTRKTTPGFRYFEKYAVRIGGGTNHRFGLYDMVLIKDNHKRVAGSIKEAVKRVRERISPVYKIEVEVENLEEVEEALSAGVDVIMLDNFTPEEVKRAVEIIKGRALVEVSGNITLDNVLDYAVEGVDFISSGAIVHSSRWLDISLKFL, from the coding sequence ATGAACGAAATCCTCGTAAAGGAAAAACTAAAAGAGTTTTTACTCGAAGACATAGGAACAGGCGACATAACTACAGAAGGAATTTACAGAGGTGAAAAAGCAAAGGCGGTAATAAAGACAAAGGAAGAAGGCGTACTTGCAGGTGCTCCCTTCGTTGAGATGGTTTTTGAAATTCTCGGCGGAGTAAGTGTTGAGTTCAAAAAAAGGGAAGGCGAGGTTTTCGAAAAAGGAGAAATACTTGCAATTCTTGAGGGAGATGCAAAGAGCCTCCTCATCGGTGAGAGACTTTCCCTGAATATCCTTCAGAGACTTTCCGGAATCGCCACAACGGCGAGAAAGTTTGTAGAAAAACTTAAAGGGACTAACGTGAAAATTTTAGACACTCGGAAGACAACGCCGGGTTTTCGTTACTTTGAAAAGTACGCAGTGCGGATAGGAGGCGGGACGAACCACAGGTTTGGACTCTACGACATGGTTCTCATCAAAGACAACCACAAGAGGGTGGCCGGAAGCATAAAGGAGGCTGTAAAGAGGGTAAGGGAAAGGATTTCCCCTGTTTACAAAATTGAGGTGGAAGTTGAAAACTTGGAAGAGGTAGAAGAAGCACTGAGTGCAGGTGTTGACGTGATTATGCTCGACAACTTCACACCGGAAGAAGTAAAAAGAGCTGTGGAAATTATAAAGGGAAGGGCGCTGGTAGAGGTCTCGGGAAACATAACCCTTGATAACGTTCTGGATTACGCGGTTGAAGGTGTGGACTTCATTTCTTCTGGCGCGATTGTTCACTCTTCTCGCTGGTTAGATATATCTCTAAAATTCCTTTGA